A segment of the Capra hircus breed San Clemente chromosome 19, ASM170441v1, whole genome shotgun sequence genome:
CCCCCAAGGCCCCCCCCTCCGCTGTGCCCAGCCCTGCCGGGACCCTCAGCAGCGGGTGCAGGACGGACACCTGCCTGGGCCCCCGGAACAGGAGGGGCCAGGATGGGGCGCCCGTCACTGGGAGCTGGGGCTGTCGCCCTCCGTCAGCGTCTTGAAGTCCATGGAGAGCGCTTGCTCTTCCGCCTGGAGGGGCCGCTTCCAGTCGGCGCGGGTCAGGATGTAGAGTACGACCGTGGCGAAGGCGGCCAGCAGCAGGCCCAGCACGTTGGCCAGGACGCCCTCGGGCTCGAACGTGCTGTACTTGGTCCTGCGGGGTTGAGGCGTCGCCCTTAGACCCAGTGCCGCTCACCCCCGCCGGAAAGATGCCCCGGGGTCTCGAGCCCGagtccgccccccaccccgccccgccccgccccgccccgggagAAAAGCCCCGGCGCGGCCGCCCCGCCCAGAGCCGCCGGGAGGGGGCGCTCACCCGAGCTCGAACAGCAGCGCCTCCTTCAGGCCCAGCAGGGCGGTGGCCACCGAGAGCAGGAAGATGGCGGCGCCGAAGAAGACGTGCTGCGGGCGGTAGCGGCTCCGCAGAGAAAACGAGGCGCCCGGGAACAGGAAGAAGCTAAAGCCCACGAGCCACTGGGAGGAAAGGCGAGGTGCTGCCGGGGACCGAGCTGCGCCCGCTCCGCGCAGCCCGGGGACGCCCCGGGCGCACCTGCGGGCGCACAGCTGGCCCCAGCCGGTGCGGGCCCTGCTCCCCGCGCCTGCCCGCCGCCGCGGGGCCGCGAGGACTCACCTGCGCAAAGAAGAGCGCGAAGACCAGGATGCCGCACCAGCTGTGCAGGCTGTACAGGTCGGCGTAGCCCTTCTTCCTGTGGTGCTCGAACACCGCCACCAGGCCTGGCGGGAGGCGGGGGTGGCGTGAGGACAAGGCTGATGGGCGCTGAGGGGATGCGGTGACCCGAGGGAAACCTGCCTGGCCGGGACTTCTGGGCTCCAGTCCCGGCTCGATGGCTGCCAACACCCAGTGTCCCtgccggcgggggtggggggggactgGACAGCGAAGCAGCTACTTCCCCAAGTCAGCAGAGGTGGAGGAAGGGCGCGCCGGCCCCCAACTCACCCACCAAGGCGATGACGAAGGCGAAGACGTGCAGCAGCCCGTGCAGGACTTTGGTGGTGCGTTTGGCCTCATTCCTGAAGACGCGGTAAACCAGCAGGGCTGTTGGCCGTGAGAAAGGGAAGGTCAGCGTGCTAACCCCAGCCCGCAGCCCTCCGGCCAGGGCAGCGAGGAGACACACCCTCGGCTGAAGAGGGAACCTGCGTCTAGGGCTTGTCCAGGTACCCCAGCcacaggaagagggaaga
Coding sequences within it:
- the LOC102171650 gene encoding cytochrome b561; amino-acid sequence: MEGPASPAPAPGALPYYVAFSQLLGLTVVAMTGAWLGMYRGGIAWESALQFNVHPLCMVIGLVFLQGDALLVYRVFRNEAKRTTKVLHGLLHVFAFVIALVGLVAVFEHHRKKGYADLYSLHSWCGILVFALFFAQWLVGFSFFLFPGASFSLRSRYRPQHVFFGAAIFLLSVATALLGLKEALLFELGTKYSTFEPEGVLANVLGLLLAAFATVVLYILTRADWKRPLQAEEQALSMDFKTLTEGDSPSSQ